In the Clupea harengus chromosome 16, Ch_v2.0.2, whole genome shotgun sequence genome, one interval contains:
- the dram1 gene encoding DNA damage-regulated autophagy modulator protein 1 has protein sequence MAGERFLPAFLVISASGTFIINYVIAVLRADIDVIFPYISDTAATPPESCIFGLMTSVTAMAGVATMYGRYKFIEQLNQRTGGVGPVVNKIAFGFGLLSCLGMCVVATFQETVMRVVHDLGALLFFVTGVVYIVIQTYISCKAYPFGSSRAMCWTRAGIASIASLALLPTIVCALLVGSTKLHWTGDEKDYGYRLTSAVCEWTVAFSFVFFFLTYIGEFKLFTLTVKAELVEHG, from the exons ATGGCAGGCGAACGCTTCTTACCAGCTTTTTTGGTAATTTCCGCCTCGGGCACTTTTATAATTAATTACGTTATTGCTGTCTTACGAGCGGACATCGATGTCATCTTCCCCTATATCAG TGACACTGCTGCGACACCTCCAGAGAGTTGTATATTTGGACTCATGACCTCAGTCACCGCCATGGCAG GTGTAGCTACCATGTATGGCCGCTATAAATTCATCGAACAGTTGAATCAAAGGACGGGCGGGGTGGGTCCAGTGGTTAATAAGATTGCTTTTGGATTTGGACTCCTCTCCTGTTTAGGAATGTGTGTTGTAGCCACTTTTCAG GAGACAGTTATGAGAGTTGTCCATGACCTGGGGGCTTTGCTATTCTTTGTGACGGGAGTGGTTTACATCGTTATCCAGACGTACATCTCGTGCAAGGCATATCCCTTTGGGTCGTCCAGGGCCATGTGCTGGACTCGGGCAGGCATCGCCTCCATCGCCTCCCTGGCTCTCCTGCCCA CGATTGTCTGCGCTCTTCTTGTGGGGTCCACCAAGCTCCACTGGACTGGGGATGAAAAG GATTATGGATACCGACTCACCAGTGCGGTGTGTGAGTGGACGGTTGCCTTCagctttgtcttcttcttcctcacgtACATCGGGGAGTTCAAG CTCTTCACCCTGACTGTGAAAGCTGAATTAGTGGAGCATGGCTAA
- the LOC116224176 gene encoding KICSTOR complex protein ITFG2-like, with protein MRSLSFVQRVSLDFTGSLFPHAICLGDADNDSLNELVVGDTSGKLFVYKNDDSKPWVTRTCVGMLTCVGVGDICNKGKNFVVAVGAEGWFHAFDLTAVGGKGGDSSSQHEGLFWDEQKPCFTQHIPANTKVILISDIDGDGRCELVVGYTDRVVRAFRWEEPSDSSDLSCGQLVLLKKWLLEGQVDSLSVNPGPEGLPELVVSQPGCGYAILLCSWTQEGAPEAGDEESTATPPDRDVILSLDHRASTTRMSSTHLIGSIRRGSKDDSSKCGLFALCTLDGTLKLMDSTEQLLWSVQVDHQLFALQKLDVTGDGREEVVACAWDGQTYIIDHNRTVVRFQFDENVNAFCAGQYTCKDGRNSPCLVYVSFNHKIYIYWRVELERMEPTNLVRVLEEKDQYRDLLQQLGVDPNDTQAVRKLIGNVLYGKTQNPPRTPLDLSPEL; from the exons ATGCGATCCCTAAGTTTTGTTCAGCGGGTTAGTTTGGACTTCACGGGATCTCTGTTCCCTCATGCAATATGTCTGGGAGACGCCGACAACGACTCG CTGAATGAACTAGTGGTGGGTGACACGAGTGGGAAGCTATTTGTCTACAAAAACGATGACTCCAAACCCTGGGTAACGCGGACCTGCGTGGGCATG TTAacgtgtgtgggagtgggagacaTCTGCAACAAAGGCAAA AACTTTGTAGTGGCAGTGGGGGCAGAGGGCTGGTTCCATGCCTTCGACCTGACGGCggtgggggggaaggggggagactCCTCCAGCCAGCACGAGGGTCTCTTCTGGGATGAGCAGAAGCCCTGTTTCACCCAGCATATCCCTGCCAACACTAAAGTCATCCTCATCAGCgacatcg aTGGAGATGGTCGGTGTGAGCTGGTGGTGGGCTACACTGACCGTGTGGTTCGGGCGTTTCGCTGGGAGGAGCCCTCGGACTCCTCTGACCTGAGCTGTGGCCAGCTGGTGCTGCTCAAGAAGTGGCTGCTGGAGGGACAG GTAGACAGTCTGTCGGTGAACCCGGGTCCAGAGGGTCTACCTGAGCTGGTGGTTTCCCAGCCAGGCTGTGGATACGCCATCCTGCTGTGCTCATGGACCCAGGAGGGGGCGCCAGAGGCTGGGGACGAGGAGAGCACAGCCACCCCT CCCGACAGGGATGTGATTCTCTCACTTGACCACCGCGCATCCACAACAAGAATGTCTTCCACACACCTGATAGGGAGCATTCGCAGAG gCTCCAAAGATGACTCCTCCAAGTGCGGCCTGTTTGCCCTCTGCACATTAGATG gtacACTGAAGTTGATGGACAGCACAGAGCAATTGCTCTGGTCAGTGCAGGTGGATCATCAGCTGTTTGCTCTCCAGAAGCTGGATGTCACA GGTGACGGTCGAGAGGAGGTTGTTGCGTGTGCCTGGGACGGTCAGACGTATATTATCGATCATAACCGCACGGTCGTGCGCTTCCAGTTTGATGAAAATGTCAATGCCTTTTGTGCAG gccagtACACATGTAAGGATGGCAGGAACAGCCCATGCCTGGTGTATGTCAGCTTCAACCATAAGATCTACATCTACTGGAGGgtggagctggagaggatggaGCCAACCAACCTCGTCAGAGTCTTAGAGGAGAAGGACCAATACAGAGacctgctgcagcagctgggagtgg acccTAATGACACTCAGGCAGTAAGAAAGCTGATTGGAAACGTTCTGTACGGGAAAACACAAAACCCTCCACGGACACCACTTGACCTCTCgcctgaactttga